The following proteins come from a genomic window of Macadamia integrifolia cultivar HAES 741 chromosome 14, SCU_Mint_v3, whole genome shotgun sequence:
- the LOC122060582 gene encoding ER membrane protein complex subunit 3 — protein MAEDLVLDTAIRDWVLIPLSVVMVLIGILRYFVSKLMRSSQMPDAKIVKEGQVVIRARNLRAAANLIPAKSFRSRKVYFSNEENGLLYVPKGQTPNAQAQMFSDPNMAMDMMKKNLSMIIPQTLTFAWVNFFFSGFVAAKIPFPLTQRFRSMLQNGIDLSTVDVSYVSSRSWYFLNLFGLRGLFSLILGEENATDDTQRMMQMSGFGFDPTKGLSAEKDSLDIVQHEWALPKIEQRAEAVLRKFVS, from the exons ATGGCGGAAGATCTGGTCTTAGACACTGCAATTAGAGATTGGGTTCTAATCCCTCTCTCCGTGGTCATGGTTCTGATTGGAATCCTTCGCTATTTTGTCTCGAAGCTGATGCGATCGTCTCAAATGCCCGACGCCAAGATCGTCAAAGAGGG ACAGGTCGTTATTAGGGCTAGGAACTTACGGGCGGCTGCAAATTTGATTCCAGCGAAGTCCTTCCGTTCTCGAAAAGTGTATTTCAGCAATGAG GAGAATGGATTGCTTTATGTCCCCAAGGGCCAGACTCCGAATGCCCAGGCACAAATGTTCTCTGATCCAAATATGGCCATGGATatgatgaagaagaatctcTCAATGATCATACCCCAG ACTCTTACTTTTGCATGGGTCAACTTCTTTTTCTCTGGTTTTGTGGCAG CAAAGATACCCTTTCCGTTGACACAGAGGTTCAGATCAATGTTACAAAATGGAATTGACTTGAGCACAGTTGATGTTAGCTATGTCAGCAGTCGTTCATG GTATTTTCTCAATCTGTTTGGGTTGAGGGGTCTATTCAGCCTAATTTTGGGAGAAGAAAATG CAACTGATGACACACAACGGATGATGCAAATGAGTGGATTTGGCTTTGATCCTACAAAG GGCTTAAGTGCGGAGAAAGACAGTCTTGACATTGTTCAACATGAGTGGGCCTTGCCAAAAATTGAGCAGCGTgctgaagcagtcttgaggaaATTCGTGAGCTGA